The stretch of DNA AGCAAGTACTTGGGAAAATACAAAGGTGAAAACAAAACTCTTGTAAATTAAAACTCAACATCTGCATGTGACAACCACATGCAAATTCAACAATCAAAACTAAGAGGACAAAGGAAGATAAAGTGTTGGTCACATACCTGCCCCTTTTAAAAGATGAAGGAAGCAGCAAAATCAGCAACAGAAATGTCTTCTCCCCTATTGCTGGAAGAGGAATAGGACACTGACAGTTGCACCAATGAGCTTGTTATAAGAACCAATTTTTTGATGGTTTCCcatgttttctttccccagcaAGCACTATGTGGACACAGTTTGGTAGCTTTCCTTAAGGGCTGTTGCTATAAAGACAGACAGAAATTCAATAATAATGTGAAACAGAGAGATcttaaaaggaagcaaaaaaaattcaggaagagGGAAAGATTGGTAGTCAGTCTGGTCGTCCTACAGGGCTGTGAGAGATCTCAGGTATTTAAGAGAGACAGCACCCTTTTATTCCTTATACAACAATGGGAACTTACTTTGTTCAAAGAACGGAGGAACCTAGACTTTCCTTGTGGATTTTTAAGTGAGGCTGCATCCTTACTGCAAAtgcctttgttttgttgtttttttttttttttctcctgaaacaTGTTGGCACATTGTAAAATTTTCAGTGGGAAACAGCACAGGTGGTTACTTTCTCAGCAGAGCTTGCTGGGAATATACTGCATAGCAGTATGAAGTTCTGACCTTGATGGTTATAACAAGGTGAAAGCTACTTTGTGCTTTCCCACTAGTGTTTCACCACAGGTTTTTCCAGTAGACTTACAGGTTGATCACCTAGGGAAAAAAGCTGCACAGAAAACCACTGAGAATTTAGCCGTAGGTGAATGACTACTGTTGGTTCATCAAGTAAAACAAGTCTTTCCAGAAGCTCTGACATTGCAGGGACGATGCTGCCTCTCACATGATTGCAACAGATGGGTGTGCAGGCCAGAGAGAAGGTGGAGTAGCACAACTTTCTGTCTGGGCCTGATCCAGTAATGCCATGATCCAAGGACcttctattttttaaatcatgggTAACTGGCCCTTTGCTGCACTGATGTAAGTATTCCTTTAGTCTGTCCAGCAGTGTTTGTTTTAACCTTTCAGTTACTAAACTTAATGCCTTGGCATGACCTCCACAATGAGGAGGCAGCTACTGAAAATTATGATCCAAAGCTCTATAAAGATCCTCTGTTTGAGTGTCTTTCAGTCCTTCTTCTCAGGGTTCAGTGTCAGAAATCAGCAGTACAATATCCATTGGAAATGCCTCACTAAGAAAAGCCAAATTCTTGACAGAAAGTATACTTTGCTGTACTCTGGGTTGCAGATCTCTCCTCTTTCCCTGCCCCTGTACTTTCTACTGCAGGGTTTGCATGGCAAGCTTTTGGTAGCAggagtggcttctgtgagaagctgccagatgCTTCCCTTGTGCCCGATGCAGCCAATGCCAGTTGGCTCAAAGATGGACCCAGCAGAGGCCAAGGCCAAGCCCAACAATGATAGTGGTggcacctctgggataacagatataagaaagggaagaaaaaaactgccCAACTGCAGCTGGAAAGAGGAGTATgtgagagcagggaggagacagagaaaaCTGGGAGCAAAGTTAAGCCTGGGAAGAGGGAGGATGGGGGGAAGGTGTttcaagattttaattttatttctcattatcctgctctgacTTGGTTGGTAAAAAATGTAACTGATCTTCCCAAATCAATTCCGTTTTGCCTGTGAGGGTAATTAGTGAGTGATCTTTCCTTGCCCTTTTCTTGACCCATGagccttttgttatattttctttctcctggcTAGCTGAGGAGGGCAGTGACAGAGCAACTTTGGTGGACACCTGGGATCCAGCTTGGGTCAACCACCACGCCTGCCCTGTGCAGCCAGTGCAGCTCTCAGTACAACCCTGCCCTTCTTGCCcagtcctgtgctgctgctggggctggtgctgctgcccttcctccaGCATGTTACTGGTGATACTAAAGTCTTAGTCACTATTTTAAGAGAAATTGACTAAAATATGGTAATTAGTTACTTCATGTGTCTCTTTACCCTCCTCTCACCTTTGCTGTGCAAATAGCAAGGGGGAAATTCTCGCCCCAGTGAATCAAAATGGCAAGGGCCCATGTGCTCTCACCCCTGTGTGCCTGTGACATTTGAAGGACAGCAACAGAAGCACGGTGACTTCTGGCAAAGAAAAAGCACCAAAATGTTTAGCATTGTAAATGGTGCTAACTGGGACATgaaagcactgcagcagctgtgagtGCAGCAGGACATCCTCTTCAcccccatcccttcccacctGGACAAGAGGCAAGGAAGGAAGCACTTCAGGACGTTGAGGACTTGAAAGGCAAATGGTGATTAGGCtgagaggcagaggagaagaagTGGACTGAGAGGCTTTCAGTCGTGAGGAGAGCATTTTAGGCATGAGGAGCAATGGGGAGAGCTATGAGCTACTGTTTGCTTCTTGGGTAGTGCTTCACAGGGAAACAGGGTGATGGATAATGAGCTTATTCCCTTTTTGTGGGAAAAGGACTGGAGCAAGGGTGTATTATGGTGCTACACCCTTTATATTCTTGATATAAAGGATACCTACTGCTATGGTCCCTTTAAAACCTGTAGCCTCAGTCGTGCTGTTATTACTGTCAAATGCTATGCTTTGTCCATGAGGCAGCACTGAGAAACCTTCCTGACAGCTTTCTGGAAGGATGTGACTCTTCATCTGCCCCAAGAGTATCTGCTGCACAGGAAACCTTCTGTTTTCCTACTGTATTGCCTCCCTTTTCATTTGGAAGAAACTgaaacagttttaaatgttttaatgtttttgaaagGCTCTGTACTAGGCTGCAGCTCATTTGGACAATTCTGTTTGCCCCACACAGGTCCTGGCACAGAACTTCAAGAAGATAACAGAGAGGGGTCTAGAGTGTGTTAAGATCTGATGTACCCAAATAACTGTTCTGTCCCTCTTATGTGTTCTTTCCTACtatgtttttatctcttttataTCCACCTTTGATGCATTTGAGCTGTTTTTCAGGGCTTTCTGACTTTATTATAAGCAGCAAAGATGATGGTTTCTTTTGGGGGATTAGGGTGGCAGGCAGTAATGGGAAGAAAACTTTTAAGGTAGAAAAACTACAGTTTGAAAGTGGCTGCATATCTCCCACTGCTGTTCTCATGaagacaaatggcaaactggTGTGTTTCATAggctggaggttttttttgtgaaaggaTTTGAGTGGTTGGTGTTTTGTTTCGGGTGgtatgtgtttgttttttttatttgtttgtttgtttgtttgtttgttttttgtatgtgtgtgaaTGGAGATGGCAACTATCAGTAATATAATTTCACAAAAAACCATAAAATGCCTGTTAAATTCCACCCTCTGAGAATGAAACATATCTACTGCCAAACACAGGTAGGATTTGGCTTTTATTTGCTCTGCCATGGTACTTGCATATTTGAGGTGAGCCAGATGCAAATGGAAATAGCAAAGCTTAACGTGTTAACTGCTAAGCTTATTAAGATACAGGGTGTCAAATTTTCTAAGTACCTCAAGTATGTTGGGGCAGTAAAACTGGCACATCTCTGCTGTTCTTGAACACAACGAGGTTTGTTTTTCCATCATCATCCTAGTAAAAGGCTTCACTTACAGGCTTCTGCTGGTACCCAGGATAGGATAGGCAGCACATAAATGAGTTTAATTTATCCTCTGTTAGTCAGGGGAAATTCCCTCATGACCACGAATCTGCAGTGGTTTGGATTACTCTGTGTGGGGTTTCTACAAAGACTGGAAATACAGCTAGAAATATGAAGCTAGCCCAGGGGTTTAAGGTTTGTAAGAACTTTCAAATACATCCAATTACTATCATTAGACTGCAAAATTCTCTACATTACTGTATAAGTGACTTAGGTAGCCCAGGCTTTACATTGGAAATAGATCTAATTTAATTTCAACTCTTCCAGCTTCATATCAAAATAGAAACGATTTCCTAATGGTTTCTTGGTGTTACTTCCTTACTCTGGCCATATTCTTCACTTTTTCTGGTTCTCAGGACAAACTTTTATGTTGTAAAGAACTTCTCAGAGCCTCAGTGTTTCAAGCTCTCACAGTTGTCTAACAGTTGTCTTTGTCTAACAGATCAGTCACCAAATGAGACTATGCAAACTCAAACAGGTTTAGGTATCCATTTTACTTTTAGAGTTTAAATGAGCTATTTAGTGGCTCTAATCAAGAATACTCTCGGGAGAAAAATCTCACGTTTTGTAGTCAAATTACAGATTTTAAAGTCTGTAGTCTGTTTTTCAGTGGCTTTTCAGTAACTGAGTCAGGTGGTGAGATAGAGCTGAGTTTGTAAGCCTTGTCTGAAACAACACAAACCTCAAATGGAACTTATACTTCTCATTGCAAGGCCCTGTTGGTTTTATCTCCACTTTCTCCAACAGTGCCAGTTGTATACTGAATTTAGAGAGCACATTCACAGCATGTTTGTGCTTCAGAAGTAATGCCTGAAAGCTCCAACACATCATTGGGGATGGGGCAAAGACCAGATTTACTCAGAGGATCACTAAACAAAACCATAGTCTTGCATCTTCTTATGGTGAGGCAGTGATTTTGCATCGGgtaaagtaaatataaaattaaaaaaagacctAGAGGTATTGAGACAAATCTAACCTCTTCTGCGCAGTGGAATCAGCCTTTTAATTAGTTCTGCATTTGGGACTTGTTTTGTAAAGCCTCAAACGATGATTTGAGTATGAACCTGTGTTGTGAAACCATTTTAGGCTCCAAAGGTGTAGAATTTCACTTGACTTTTCTGAGTTCCTGACTCTGAAAAATTACCAAACTACATCTGCATGATGTTGCTTAATGTTTTTCTTGTCATGCATCCTTAGTATTCTATCCCACAAGGACGTTATGAAATACTACCTACAGAATATAAAATGTTGGGTTTGGCGACTGTTGGATGTCCGTATGTATTTGCTGTATGATACAATCCTCGTGGAGCGTTTTTGCTCTCTGCACAGTGTGTATCATTAATCAAAGCCTCAAAGGTGTGCATGAATCTAACGCGTGTGGGTGGATGTAACAGCTTGTGGAAGTGGGAGCATGTGAAAGGCACAGTTTCACAGCCTGCACCGCGTTCGTTCCGCGGGCCTTCTCCGCAGAGCATGTTTCCTCCCTGGAGCGGATGTGGAGGCCGGCACTGTGCACCCACTGTGAGTACCAGCCAAGGCGGCCCCGAGCGCAGGGGGCTCCCGTGCCCTGGACGAGGCACCGCAAACTTTTCATGGAGTGCACGCAGGGCCGCTTCAGCGCCTGCTGCCTTCCCGAGCTCCCGGGCAGGGCTCTGACCCTCCGCGCCTCCACACGGCCTGGGGTGGCCGGGCTGCTCCGACACTCCTCGACGTGCGCCGGGACCCACCTGGGCCTGGGCGCCATCGGGGTGGGGCCGCTCGGGGCTGCCCGCGGCGGGCCCCCTTGGCTCCGCTTTCAGAGCCTCCGCGCGGGCCCGGGCGGAGGCGGccgcggggaggcggcggctcCCACCAGGCTGGGCCATCCCGTTCCGTCCCGGCTcgggccgccccgccgcggggACCCGCCCGCCGGCTCCGGGGGCCGGGCCCAGGCCCTGCGgggcccgcgccgcgccgcaAACTACAACTCCCGCCGGGCACCGCGCGGGTGGGCGCAGGCGcggaggcggcgcgggcggccgAGCGAGGCGCGCGGCGATTggccgcggcggcggggggcggggcgCGCGCGGTGACGGCAGGAAGGAGTGGGGGCAAATGGCGGAGAGATGGTCCCGGGGCCCGTCCCGAGCGCGGCGATAATCCCGGCGCGGAGGAAGCGGCGCCGGAGGAGGCGGCGCCGGGGGCCCTGACGCCCGCGACACCCCGAGAGGGTCCCGCTGCCGGAGGAGCGGAGGCGTCCCGCAGGCTGAGCGCCTTTCGCAGGCGGCGCTTCGGCGGCCCGAACCCGCGGCCGGAGCCACATCGGCCGGGCCCGCGCCCGGCACCCGCCGCCACCGCTGACGCCGAGGTGGGTGCCGGGTaagggggcggcgggggccgtGGGGGCCGCGGAGCGGGCCCCGCACCCCGCGGGCTGGAGCCTCCGCCGCGGCCCCCGGCGCTGTCCCGCCTGCAGGGGCGTGCGgggccgccgcccccggcccggcgcgAAGTTGTGGGGCGGGAGTTGGCTCGGGGGTGAAGTGCGGGGGGGGTGCGGCTCCGCGGGCCGCGCCGCCCGGCCgggccgccgctgccccgggcACTTGTGTAATGTGGGCCGGTggtgcggcggggcgggggaggCGGCCGGGCGGGAGGGGAAATGACATCAGGGAGCGGCGGGGTGACCCGGTTCCGCTCGCACCCCCCCGCCgcagggggagggaggaaaaaagaaactgtcACCGTGGGATTTCATCAGCTCCTTCTGCCTCCGTGCATTTAAcctatttttcttccctttgcttATGTAAGAGGAGCGGTGTAGAGAGGAGCGATGAGTAGGGGTGGCTGATGGGCTTCCGGGGGAATTACCGGGTTTTTTGTCTCCCCCTGGTCCGCCGAGTTAGCGCTGCGAAATGAGGGAGAAttgtgttttgtgggttttacaTGTATTTACGTTGCTTGCACTGCTCCAAATGGTGCAGCACAATGCATGCGAGGGAGGCAGGGAGTGGAAACGGAGTGAGATTACAccaagtgttttattttcctctgagtgaaaaatcaagagaaaattGTAAGTAAAGAGAAAAATCCTGTTCTGTTGATGCTGTCGTGTAAGGAACCACCTCTTTATGTTCTCAAATCTAAGATACGAGTTTATAGCATAgagtatttatattttcctaatACTTTTAACCTGTGCACATTATATTGAGTATTAAATTGGGTTTtgatattttactttaaaacttATGAGatgaactttattttaaaatttataaataagaaaatgtggTTTACTTTCTGAAAATTAACTCCTCTTGACTACAGGAATCTTCTCTTTGGAACTGCAAGCCACAAGCCATAATTTAAATCTGTCGTTAGTTTGTATAGGCTGAGAATGTAGTATCAAAAATACTGGTTTGAGTATTTCTTATAGTACTTAGTATAACTAATACTTATTTGTGTCTTGAGAGCTTAGGGGAGGAAAATGTGCTAGTGGtgagtgaaatattttgttctttcctcTAAGTTGTTAGAAACTGggatattaataaatattttactttagcTTCTACAACTCAAAAACCTGGGTATTCTCATCTAGAATATTTTGGTTGCTGTTACAAATATTTACAAGcatcagcaaaataaaactggTAACTTagattttgtttgctgtttgctttctaaACTGTGTGTAGATAGAAAAGAGGTAATTGGAGCTCCCtacaggggaggaaaaaaagaagtttggcAGTGATGTGTGTGGGGAAAAGAGGAGATGGGGTTAAAGAGCCCTGTCTCCTAGGAGCAGCCTGGAGCCCTCTGAAGAATGGGCTTTTGCAGCAGAGTTCTGCTCAGCAGATAAGCACCTGCCTTTACCTTCCCTCAGCTGCACCACGGGGAAAAGAGCCTTTCCCAAAGCGGCTGTTCCTGTAGCTCTCCTGCATTGCATCACCATCCACCTGGTAAACTTCTGAAGTTCAATTTACCTGTAGTTTAAGTTTAATTCACTTAAAATTTTCTCCATGGGTTTTCTCCCCATGAATTGCTTGGTTCCTATGGTAAGTGAAGGTTGGCCTAGTCTAATAGAGGGAGACTATTATTGGTGAGACAGTATTGCTAGAATGAAGTGATAGAGGGACATTTCTGGAAAGCAGTCTGGCAATTTTGGCAGAAGCAAGACTGACACTTCAGGTTGAGAAACTGTGAGTGTGGAGATGAAAACTAAAATAGGAATGACAGTATGTCACATATTTGGGGAGTAATAATAGAAACAGTTGTATTGAACAAATAGATCATTAGaagtcaaataaaaattattttaactgcCGTTTTTCATATACTCTATATGAAgttaatatttcaaaaattagATTTCTTTGATTCTGTAGCTTAAATAACTGTCTtttttagcagatttttttccagtatggAGAGGAATTTCAGAGAGAAAGATGGAATTGATTAGATTCAGGCTGACTATAAAGAATTGCAATTTCCTATCCATGTTTGGGccaaaaggagagaaataatGGTTCACAAAACAGATAtgaaggtttggggtttgtccAGTAGTTGTTGTCATTTGTCCAGTAGTAGAAGTATTTGTTTTTGGGTAAAAATCCCCCAGGTGGTCTGTCTTCCTTCTTGAGTTaaacaaaagtagaaaaagaGCACATGCAGAGAACTCTTAAATGTGTTCCTGTTTAATCTGTTACTTTTACACTTCTGTTCTTCTGAGCAGGCTGTGCAGCAGTTGTGCTTGTAAGAGCCAGTGGGCAGTAATGGTTTACATGGGCCTGCTAAAGGTGGCCTCCATGTTCTTAGAGGTGGATTGAGCAGTTTCTCTGTTCTGTCCCTTGATGAATCAGATTTACTTGTGGGGGCTTGTCGTGCACCAGTCCTGACCACATCACGTTACCAAGTAAAACACTTGTTACATGAGTCTGTGTGAGAGATTAACATGGGATGGAGTGGTCATCATTGTGATTAATTAGTACTTAAAATACATCTGCAGCAATGTGAAATATTCTGACAGTTTTTGTATTTAACTggcaagagatttttttttatgccatGCTGTGCTGTTGGACTCTAGGAGGGAGCTGGGTGTTCAGATGTGGTGAAAATACTGCTGAGTTGTTTCATGATGGTTTATGATAGTGCCTTCTGtacttgaaaatataaaattagagCAAAGCAATACCATTCTTAGAAGATTTTTCTTAAGGATTCATTATGCATTGGTTTATAAATGTGCAAGTAACTGAATTTCGATTTATTTTAGTGGGTGCTTAGTGCAGAACCTTTTGCCATAATGACAGTCACATGTGAATGAGTGCATCTAGAAAGAAGCAGGTGTTGGATCTGTTGGTTGTGTGCAATGTACATGCCTGGTGCCTGTAGGCACAATAAAGGGTGGAAGTAACAATTGTTTGTACTAGAAAAGTGATGAATTgatgtttcttcttctttcaaaacagagaaTATGAAACAGGAGCCAAAATGACATCCCGATTTGGAAAGACCTACAGCCGGAAAGGGGGAAATGGCAGTTCCAAGTTTGATGAAGTGTTTTCCAACAAACGGACCACCCTTAGTACAAAGTGGGGAGAAACCACCTTCATGGCCAAATTAGGACAGAAGAGGCCCAGTGTCAAAGCAGATATTTCTGAAGTTCCTAAGAAACCCAAAGTTGAAGATGAGGTAACAGAGGATCCATTTGGATTTGACAGTGATGAAGAATCTCTTCCTGTCTCTTCAAAGAATGTGTCACAGGCTAAAAGCTCCTCTCAGCTGGAACCTGGTGAAGCTGCTCAGTCTGAGGACTTCACTCCTCTACTTGAAGCAAACAGCAGAATTAATCAGCCAGACAGTGGAGAAAATGTTGCCTCCAGCAAGTGCATAGCTTTTGACAATACTGTTCCtcttttgaaagagaagagcaCAAGCAAAAGCGTGGAAGATGGAGACTGCAAGGGCAGCAGTGCTAAACTTATAACTGCAGGTGTGTTTGCTCAATGTCCATatacttctgttttcctccGATTTTTGCTGATCTCCCTTTAGACTTTGTGTTTTCGAGGTATTGTTAAGTATTCTGATAAAACTGAAGTATTCTGTGGAGCAATTCTTAATTGTAAACGATACTCCGTTTAACCAAAAGCACTAAGAAGCATTCTGCATTTTACACACTGCTCTGAGGTCTTTGGCGCTGTATCTGTGTGTCTGCAGGTTGAGGTAGAGTGCTTTAGCTTCAGTGCAGTGTGTTACTCCACTTAGTCCAGTTATTCCATAATGTGGAATAATAACGTTCCTTTTCTAAAGCTGCTGAGTGCGTTTGTGGTTTTTAAACACGTATTTGAATAGTGATGAGTTAGTGGTAGTAGAATTTAGTGTGGGTATATGTTTACAGCCATGAAGGTGCAGATACATCTTAGGCCAtgctttgtttcattatttcagtgggaaaagtaattttctgaagTTCAGCTGCACAAACGTTTTCTGTTTGTAATTAGCACAAAAAACTTCAGACCTGTGAGGTTGTATTCTGTCAGACTTCCTTTTAGAGGTGTTTTTGGGCTCTGGAGTGTTTGTAAGATAGCTTATTACTTTTCAGGGGGGGATTTACAAGACTCATGGAGCTGAACATCACTATAATTTTCTTCAAGTCGTTCTTGGAAAAAATCAGATGTTGTTACATCTCATGAGAGGTTTTTGTATAATGGCCTGATTAAACCACAGCTTCTATAATTGGGTAGACGATCACATTAGATGAACCTAGATGAAGATGACACCTACTGACTTGCTCTGGGTTATCAAAATCAATTTTAATGAGAAGAACTTACATAACTTTAATTTCTCAAATATAGTTAACCCAGGAATTAGAAATTTGAGTGGACTTCTTTAGTTGTAAATGCAGTAAGCAAGAAGATACTGAATAGTAGAAGATAGTCACagttcagttatttttaatatatatgttaGGGATCTAATTcaagaaaatccaggaaatgCTGATTTGAGCTATAGTTTGACAGACACATTTGTAGGATGTGTAATTGTCTTTTGATCttgctctttatttttgctgctaaaatatttcttgcttTCATATGATTTTCAGCAGCTGTCTTTAACTATGATTCATCCTcagactggaaataaaaattacaggaTTTTAACATTTGAATATAGTTTTCATAAGAAATGGAGTAAGTTCATCCCCACTATTTCTAAGGAGAAGAAATAGTGAGTTTCCTTGCTGTTAATGAGAGATTGTAGTAGAACAGGTTTTACAGTGAAGTGGTTTCCTTGTAGACAACCTCTGTCAGAACAGTATttttcaggttggaaaagagatGTGGGGAGAAAATGTGATAGAACTCTGAAAATTCATAGTGTATGAAAGGCCAAGAGGAACAGACTTAAACAGTTTCATTGGTGCTTCCTGATTAGAGTTCtgtggaaaataataaaatagaatatttaGCACAGAAAAACTCTTGTATTCAAATTCTAGAACTCCTTGCTAGATAATACTGTGTATGTCATAAATAGACAGCTCTGAACAGAAGGAAGCTGATGAATCTTGGTGGGTAAGTCCATCTAGCTTTTGAGTGTGGTGGTGGTCTGAATGCAGAGGGGGAGGTTACTACTGTTTACTGAAGGAGTTCTGTTCCGCAagattttctgaagtatttGTTACTGATTCTGGCAGTTCAGCCAGAAGTAGTGAAGGACAAGGTGTATCTTGATCAGATGGTTCTGTTCTTTCAGAGTCTATTACATTTTGTTGACACCCAGTCAAATGAAGATAAAAACCCTTTTCatatatttcttcagaaattaaattcagcTGCGAATGAATCTTCGCAGAGCATCCTAGGAGGGTCTTTGGTTTCCTTACCCTTATTTAAAAACTACGGTCTTGGTGGTAGTGCTTCTTTTTGTCAGTGTAAGTAAAACTTGGATGGCTTAAGCTGCTGTTACGCTTATGTGTAAACTgatccaaaataaataaaagttgtCTCTGAGGACGTTGCTCAGCACACTGAGCAATTAGAGATAGTGGTGTATAGTCAGCCAGAGTAAATGTAGGTACTTCAAAGGCTTCTTTGTTGTAGTGACTGTTCAGTAAGGTTTGGTGGGGAAGCTCTTCCAAAACTACAGAGAGTTAATTTGATTGATTTGGAATAGGGTTCTGGAAGATGAAGGGACTTGGGAGTGTAATAGTGTATGTACCTCAACTGTTTGCGTGTCCTTGCCCTCCCCATAATAATTTTCCCCTTCCTGGTGACTCTTGAGCTCCACTAGGTTAAAGCAGATTTGTCCAAAGGGCTTATAGAGCCTTGAGGCAGCAAGCTTGACTATTCCTgatgaggaaaggaaagggtgggggctgggagggaaagCAGGCAGGTAGAAGAGCATTAATATTGCCAGTGTAAGGAAGACTGCAATGTGAGCTCAACCTTAACCCACATACAGCACTGTATCTCTGGGTGTGGGAAACTAGGCTGTGTTGGCACTGATGTTGAAGAAAGTGcttgttaatttgttttaaagtgcAATTTGCTAGTCCTTGTCCTCATACTGCCTAGACAGTGCATGAGTAAAGGTCTCAGGACTCGCAGAGAGCATGAGCCATCATTGTGTCTTAATTCTTAATGTAGGTGAAGATAATGCTAAGAGTTAGACTGAGTTGAAAAATGTGACTATGCACAAACTGAGAGGTACAGTTAATTCTGCTCCAATTGTATTATCCTGCCTCAGTGGCCATTTTTTGGGCATTAAAATGAAGGTGATGCAATGTCAGTTAATTTTAGCTAATGTTCGGTATTAAAAAGCAGttggtttggggatttgtttTAGTAGTTGTGCAGCCACGTAACACAGTTGAGGATCTgtatcttttatttaaaatggtaGAACTTgctagtgttttttttttttttaatagccttCAGCTAGTGCTTGTAACAATCTCATTTTAAAGGCTTTGAGAAGCTCTTAATGTGGAAAGCTTCTCATAATCTTACCCTAATGTTGCTTGATCAAGACTTAATACTGTCTGAAGAGTGACTATGAGTAATCCTGTATGTAGCAGATAATTTGCAGATAGGGGTTTAGGTAAATTTGAAACAATGAAAGACTGTTCAGTATTAATAGTTACTGTTAGGTCATCTTCGTGAAGGTAGGGAGAACTTGGTAGCCAAAAAGTAAGTTGTGTCATTAGAAAAATATCACACTGGTAATGCATATAAAGCAAAAATGCAGCTACTTAGAAAATGAGGTTTTTATGAGACAGTCTTACAGTAGGGTAAGGTGAAAACCTTCAGAACAGTATTTGAATTTTTGAAACAGtctggtgggatttttttttttaactgttaaaCTCGTTCTGTAAGGCATAAACCCAAATAGTATTTCACGCAAACTGTAGTATAAAAACATGGCCTTGCAGAGCAAAGTTTGTAAGTTTGCTCTTTTA from Vidua chalybeata isolate OUT-0048 chromosome 8, bVidCha1 merged haplotype, whole genome shotgun sequence encodes:
- the LOC128791147 gene encoding basic proline-rich protein-like; its protein translation is MSFPLPPGRLPRPAAPPAHITQVPGAAAARPGGAARGAAPPPHFTPEPTPAPQLRAGPGAAAPHAPAGGTAPGAAAEAPARGVRGPLRGPHGPRRPLTRHPPRRQRWRRVPGAGPADVAPAAGSGRRSAACERRSACGTPPLLRQRDPLGVSRASGPPAPPPPAPLPPRRDYRRARDGPRDHLSAICPHSFLPSPRAPRPPPPRPIAARLARPPAPPPRLRPPARCPAGVVVCGAARAPQGLGPAPGAGGRVPAAGRPEPGRNGMAQPGGSRRLPAAASARARAEALKAEPRGPAAGSPERPHPDGAQAQVGPGARRGVSEQPGHPRPCGGAEGQSPARELGKAAGAEAALRALHEKFAVPRPGHGSPLRSGPPWLVLTVGAQCRPPHPLQGGNMLCGEGPRNERGAGCETVPFTCSHFHKLLHPPTRVRFMHTFEALINDTHCAESKNAPRGLYHTANTYGHPTVAKPNILYSVGSIS